ACCGTCGGCGGTGACCACCTCCGCCGCCAGCAGGTCGTCGACGGTGAGCCCGTACTTGCGCACCAGGTAACCGATGCCGCCACCGACGGTGATACCGCCGAGGCCGACGCTTCCGGTGTCGCCGAATCCGGTGACGAGACCGTGCTCGGCGGCCACGGCGCTGTACTCGCCCGCGTTCAGGCCGGCCCCGGCCCATGCCGTACGCGCCTCGACGTCGATCTTCAGGTCCCGCAGGGACGACATGTCGAGCACGATGCCGCCGTCGTTGAGGCAGAACATGCTGTGCCCGCCGCCCTTGACGGCCAGCGGCAGACCGCCTTCCCGCGCCACCGTGACGACCCTGGCCACGTCCTCGACGTCGGCCGGCTGCACGATTACCGCCGGCCGCTGGTCCATACCGCCGAGGTAGACGGTGCGCGCCTGCTCGTAGTCGGTGTCACTGGGCACCAGCACCCGGCCGGTCACCAGGGCGCGCAACCGCGCGATCGGTACGGTGCCCCGCGCGTCGACCGTGTGGGTGTCCACCATGAAAACGTCTCCTCTTCGTGCTGCGCCACCGCACGGCGAGCGGCGCGGCCATGACAGGCCGCCAGACGCTCCACGTGGGGGGTCAGGGATGTCCACCCCCATCCTGGTTCGCCGGCAAGGCGCGACGCATCTTCCGTATTGCTCTCTGCGGATTCGAACAACGCCGTCAGCGGGGCTTGCGGGCGCACACGACGACATAACCGATCTGGTCCTTGCGAGGAGCGAAGAACCCCCGGTGCAGCCGGGAGAACTCCGCGATGTCCTCCTCGGCGAACTTCCCGGCCACCTCCTCGCGCCGGTCCATCGCGGCCCGGAGGTACTTGCTCTTCATCCCGAACACCCGCGGGCCGCACTGGGTGTACTCCTCGACCTCGAATCCGGCGGCGCGCAGGTAGGCCAGCCACTGGGGGAGGGTCGGCAGCACAGGCAGCTTCAACGTCGTCATGAACCGCTCCACCCGCTCCGGTTCACCGCCCGCGTCCTCCCGGCTGAAGTCCGAGAAGGCGATCCGGCCGCCCGGACGCAGCACCCGGAACAGTTCCCCGAGCACCTGCCCGAGGTCGGGCGCGTTCTGCAGCGACTCCAGGGCGAGGACGGCGTCGAACGAGCCGTCCTCGAACGGCAGCCCCATGTAGTCGCCGTACCGGAAGTCGGCCACGTCGGTGAGCCCCGCGGCCCCGGCCCGCTCGCGGGCCCGGTCGAGCTCGTACTCGCTCACTGTCACACCGGTCACCCGCACCTCGTGTCGGCGGGCCACGTACAGGGCGGCCTCGCCCGAACCGCACCCCGCGTCCAGGACGTGCTCACCCGGGCGCAGGCCCAGGACGTCCGTGACCTTGCGGGTGACGCGGTGGACGGCCTCCGGCAGCGGGGCGTCGTCGTCGCGGTCGTACCAGTACCACATGTGCAGCTGACCACCGCGTATCTCGTCGCCGATGGGCGCCCGCTCGTCGTAGTGCTTCCCGATCTCCGCCGGACTCGTCACGTCGAGCATCAACCGTCAACTCCCCTCATGACGCCACACGTTCATCGAGCGGCACGACGGCTCATCCTTCGGCCTCCCGCGAGCGACCGCATCTCTGCCGTTGCTGGTCTGCCGAAGTCGTCCCGGGGGCGCTGGAGAGCACGATCGAAGAAGGAGACCACGGGGCGCGGGTGCCACGATCGGACCGGCGGACCGACGAAGGGAAGACATGCTCAAGCGACGTGTGCTGCTGGGAGCCGGCGGCGTGATGGCGACCGGCGCCGCCCTGGCCTGGCCCCTCCGGGTGGCGAGCCGCCCGGAGGTGACCGCGGCAGCGGAAGCCCCTGTGGGCGCCGCGTCCGAACACATCCTGCGCATGGGCAAGGCCGCGATGGCCTCGCCCCGACAGGCCGCACAGCCGTTCAGCGTCCGCATGCCCGTCCCGCACGTGGCCAGGCCCGTCCGGCGGACCGCGGACACCGACGTCTACGCCCTCGACCTCCGGCCCGCACAGGTCGAGATCCTGCCGGGCACGACCACCCCCGCGCTCACCTACGGCGGTACCTTCGTCGGCCCCACCATCCGAGCCAGGACGGGCCGCAAGGTCCGCATGACGTACCGCAACGCGCTCGACAGACCCGCCAACGTGCACCTGCACGGCGGCCACGTCCCGCCGGAGAGCGACGGCTACCCGATGGACCTCATCGGCATCGGCGCCTCCCACACCGTCGACTACCCCAACCGCCAGGACGGCTCCACGCTCTGGTACCACGACCACACGCACCACATGGAAGCCGAGCACGTCTACCGCGGCATGCACGGCTTCTACCTCCTCGAAAGCCCCGAGGAACGCCGGCTGGGCCTGCCGAGGGGGCGGCACGACGTCCCGATCATGCTGCGTGACGCCCACTTCGACGCCGCCGGCGGCCTGATCCTCGACGTCGAGCACCCCGAGGCACGTTCCACACTCCTGGCCAACGGGCGACCCCTGCCCTACTTCCCGGTGGACGCCGCCAAGTACCGGCTGCGCCTGCTCAACTCCTCCATCCACAAGATCTTCCAGCTCGACCTCGGCGGCGTGGAGATGGTGCAGATCGGCTCCGACGGCGGCCTGCTTCCCGAGCCCGTCCCGTGCACCTCGCTCACCCTCGCCCCCGCCGAACGCATCGAGATCGTCGTCGACTTCGGCAGGCACCCGATCGGCAGCAAGCTCGTCCTCTCCGATGCCAAGGGCCCCGTCATGCGCTTCGACGTCACCCGCCGCGTCCGCGACACCAGCCGGGTACCGTCCACCCTGCGCAGCCTGCCCCCACTGCCCGCCCCGGCGACCACCCGTCGTATGAAGCTCGGCGTGGCGCCCTCCAAGATGGCCTACGCCATCAACGACCTGACCTGGGACGCCGACCGCGTCGACGCCCGGATCACCGAGGGCACCAGCGAGATCTGGGAGATATACAACGCGGACACCGTGGACTCCGAGTTCGGCGGCATCGACCACACCTTCCACGTCCACCTGGTGCAGTTCCGGGTCCTCGACCGCGACGGCAAGCCCCCGCTGCCCGGCGAGACCGGGTTCAAGGACACCGTCCTGGTACGGCCCGGCGAGCGGATGCGCATCCAGGCCACCTTCAACGGCTGGCCGGGCCGGTACGTGTTCCACTGCCACATGCAGGAGCACAACGTCGCCGGCATGATGGCGCAGCTCGAAATCGTCCAGTAGCCCGTCAGCCGGTCGAACGGAGACGCAACCATGACGACCAGGACGCTCGTGCGGGCCGTGCTACGGGGCTCTCTGCGCGACATCCACCACGTGAAGGCGGTCGCCCCAGGGCGCGCCCTGGGCGTGACCGCCGCCGTGTACGCGCGGGCCGAAAAGGAGTTCGGGGTGATCGCGCCGCCGCTGGCGCTGCACTCCGCCGCCCCGGGTCCGCTCGCGGCCGGCTGGCTGCTGCTGCGCGAGACCCTGCTGGTCGAAGGCCGGGTCGGCCGGATGGCCAAGGAGACCGTGGCCACCGAGGTCTCCCGGGCCAACTCCTGCGCGTACTGCGTGGACGTCCACCAGGCCACCGTGGAGACACTGCCGCCACCCCCGCCCGGCGCACCCGGCGCCGACGCCGCCGCCTGGCTCCGGGCCGCCCCGGACACCCGCGGCGCGGCCCCCTTCACCGCCGAGGAGGCCCCGGAGATCCTCGGGGTGGCGCTCACCTTCCACTACCTCAACCGCATGGTCGGCGTCTTCCTCGACGAATCGCCCGTACCCGAACGCGCACCGGCCGCCCTGCGCGGCCCCATCCTGCGCACCGTCGCGCGGACCATGCGCCCGGTCGACGGTCCCCTCGCCCCCGGCGCCGCGCTCGACCTCCTGCCCGAGGCCCCGCTCCCGCCCGACCTGGCCTGGGCCGCGCCCAGCCCTGTCGTGGCGCAGGCACTCAGCCGTGCCCGCGCCGCCGTCGACCGCGCCGCCCACTGGGTCCCCGAACCCGTCCGCACGCTGCTCTCCGGCCGGCTCGACACCTGGGACGGTGCCCCGCCCGGCATCAGCCGTGCCTGGCTGAACGGTCTGCCGGACGACCTGCCCGCGGCCCACCACGCCGCCGCCCGGCTCACCCTGCTGACCGCGCTCTCTCCGCACCAGGTCACCGAAGCCGACGTCGCGGCCTTCCGCGACCGGTACCCCACGGACCGGGAGCTCGTCGAACTCACCTCCTGGGCGGCCCTGACGACCGCGACGACCCTGACGGCCCGCCTCGCGGCACCGCTGCACGCCTGAGACTCCGAGAGTCCTCGTCCGCCGGCCCCCGGACACAGGCGCTCAGGGGCCCGTCCGGTACCGAAATGCCGAGCGCCGTGGTCTGCTCCCCGCGCGCCTTCTCCCCGCCGGACGCTCGCCGCCGACTCAACGCGGGGTGCCCGCGGGGAGGGCCGCCGCGGCTTCGCGGACACGGGTCCGCAGCAGCTCGCGCACCCGGGCGAGGCGCTCCGCGGCCTCGGCGGGCGACTCCGCGTCGACGACGACATAGCCGTGCCGGGTGGAAGAGCCGGTGGTGCGCGGCAGCTCGTCCCCGGGCACGTAGGGGAAGTGCAGCGCCTGCACGTAGGGCAGAGCCCTGATCGCGTCGAGTCCCTCGACGGCCTCCAGCCGCCCGGCGGGCAGCAGGAAGAAACCTACGGAGACCGTGTGCCGGGGCCTCGGCTCCCCGACCGGGACACCGGAGAGGAGCCGGAAGACACCGGCCTCGACATCGAAGTCCGAAGCGGTCTCGACGAGCAGCGGGATCAGGTCTCCGCCCGACCGGGCCCGCGCGCCGACGATACGGGGGCCGAGGCGGGTGAGGACTACCTCGGTGTGCGCTGGGCCGAAGCGGTAGCCGGCCAGGTCCAGCAGACCGGTCACGACCGCGTGGACGGAGGCCCGCTCGACCGGGCCGAGCGGCGCCGGATACACGTGCTCGGTCGCCACGAAGTACGGGCCACCCGTGGTGCGCTTGGCGGTGATGCCGACGACCTGGTGCACGCCGTCGGCGGAGAGCGTCTCCACACCGAACTCCGGCCCTTCCAGGTACTCCTCGACCACATACGGTCCGTCCGGCCCGGTGTCCGCCACGCGCTCGGACCACTCCTCCAGCCCGGCCGGGTCACGGATCAGCGCGACGCCGAGGTCTCCGGACGCGCGGGCTGGTTCGACCACGACCGGCCCTGACAGCCGGGCGACGGCAGCCGCGACCCCCGAGACG
This genomic window from Streptomyces sp. NBC_01216 contains:
- a CDS encoding SAM-dependent methyltransferase, which translates into the protein MLDVTSPAEIGKHYDERAPIGDEIRGGQLHMWYWYDRDDDAPLPEAVHRVTRKVTDVLGLRPGEHVLDAGCGSGEAALYVARRHEVRVTGVTVSEYELDRARERAGAAGLTDVADFRYGDYMGLPFEDGSFDAVLALESLQNAPDLGQVLGELFRVLRPGGRIAFSDFSREDAGGEPERVERFMTTLKLPVLPTLPQWLAYLRAAGFEVEEYTQCGPRVFGMKSKYLRAAMDRREEVAGKFAEEDIAEFSRLHRGFFAPRKDQIGYVVVCARKPR
- a CDS encoding multicopper oxidase family protein translates to MLKRRVLLGAGGVMATGAALAWPLRVASRPEVTAAAEAPVGAASEHILRMGKAAMASPRQAAQPFSVRMPVPHVARPVRRTADTDVYALDLRPAQVEILPGTTTPALTYGGTFVGPTIRARTGRKVRMTYRNALDRPANVHLHGGHVPPESDGYPMDLIGIGASHTVDYPNRQDGSTLWYHDHTHHMEAEHVYRGMHGFYLLESPEERRLGLPRGRHDVPIMLRDAHFDAAGGLILDVEHPEARSTLLANGRPLPYFPVDAAKYRLRLLNSSIHKIFQLDLGGVEMVQIGSDGGLLPEPVPCTSLTLAPAERIEIVVDFGRHPIGSKLVLSDAKGPVMRFDVTRRVRDTSRVPSTLRSLPPLPAPATTRRMKLGVAPSKMAYAINDLTWDADRVDARITEGTSEIWEIYNADTVDSEFGGIDHTFHVHLVQFRVLDRDGKPPLPGETGFKDTVLVRPGERMRIQATFNGWPGRYVFHCHMQEHNVAGMMAQLEIVQ
- a CDS encoding alkylhydroperoxidase codes for the protein MTTRTLVRAVLRGSLRDIHHVKAVAPGRALGVTAAVYARAEKEFGVIAPPLALHSAAPGPLAAGWLLLRETLLVEGRVGRMAKETVATEVSRANSCAYCVDVHQATVETLPPPPPGAPGADAAAWLRAAPDTRGAAPFTAEEAPEILGVALTFHYLNRMVGVFLDESPVPERAPAALRGPILRTVARTMRPVDGPLAPGAALDLLPEAPLPPDLAWAAPSPVVAQALSRARAAVDRAAHWVPEPVRTLLSGRLDTWDGAPPGISRAWLNGLPDDLPAAHHAAARLTLLTALSPHQVTEADVAAFRDRYPTDRELVELTSWAALTTATTLTARLAAPLHA
- a CDS encoding ATP-grasp domain-containing protein; translated protein: MTHPGAAKRLLMVMPHSGQVRKAAEAGFEVWVVGDPSLRGRAYLDEVAEHAREVVSTGVGDERELRALIARTVRVHDIDTVLYLGGAGAVGPAVAEAERLGVSPNPASAVVPLDDKSAMRALLSRHGLSPVRSETVPTVSGVAAAVARLSGPVVVEPARASGDLGVALIRDPAGLEEWSERVADTGPDGPYVVEEYLEGPEFGVETLSADGVHQVVGITAKRTTGGPYFVATEHVYPAPLGPVERASVHAVVTGLLDLAGYRFGPAHTEVVLTRLGPRIVGARARSGGDLIPLLVETASDFDVEAGVFRLLSGVPVGEPRPRHTVSVGFFLLPAGRLEAVEGLDAIRALPYVQALHFPYVPGDELPRTTGSSTRHGYVVVDAESPAEAAERLARVRELLRTRVREAAAALPAGTPR